The following are encoded in a window of Oncorhynchus mykiss isolate Arlee chromosome 11, USDA_OmykA_1.1, whole genome shotgun sequence genomic DNA:
- the fgfr1a gene encoding fibroblast growth factor receptor 1-A isoform X6, with protein sequence MLAVRSTLVVLALLAHILPSQARPAIPDEVIPVPPVEIQAERYTLYPGDRLELSCKTESVNWTKDHAVVVDGEHTRLRDGQLEIEGVEPADSGLYTCVTFGNHSSYFSVNVTVDILASSEDEDEEDESSSEEAKMSSSQKLLPMSPQWAQPEKMEKKLHAVPASKTVKFRCQASGNPTPTLKWFKNSKEFKRDQRIGGFKVREHMWTIIMESVVPSDKGNYTCVVENKHGSINHTYQLDVVERSPHRPILQAGLPANLTAVVGSDVAFECKVFSDPQPHIQWLKHIEVNGSRVGPDGLPYVRVLKTAGLNTTDKEMEILQLRNVSFDDAGEYTCLAGNSIGFSHHSAWLIVFKAVPRSPPPNQTYLEVLIYCVGFFLIAVMVAVAIIIKMRTSSKKSDFNSQLAVHKLAKSIPLRRQVSVDSSSSLHSGVMLVRPSRLSSSGSPMLSGVSEYELPQDPRWELPRDRLVLGKPLGEGCFGQVVMGEALGMDKEKPNRVTKVAVKMLKSDATEKDLSDLISEMEMMKIIGKHKNIINLLGACTQDGPLYVIVEYASKGNLREYLRARRPPGMEYCYNPDQVPIENMSIKDLVSCAYQVARGMEYLSSKKCIHRDLAARNVLVTEDNVMKIADFGLARDIHHIDYYKKTTNGRLPVKWMAPEALFDRIYTHQSDVWSFGVLLWEIFTLGGSPYPGVPVEELFKLLKEGHRMDKPSTCTHELYMMMRDCWHAVPSHRPTFKQLVEDLDRTLAMTSNQEYLELSVPLDQYSPSYPDTRSSTCSSGEDSVFSHDAGAEEPCLPKFPPHSNGVALKKR encoded by the exons TCATCCCTGTGCCACCTGTGGAAATCCAAGCAGAGCGCTACACCCTTTACCCTGGGGACCGACTGGAGCTGAGCTGTAAAACCGAGTCAGTCAATTGGACCAAGGACCATGCAGTGGTGGTGGACGGGGAGCACACACGCTTACGAGACGGCCAGCTGGAGATCGAGGGGGTGGAGCCGGCTGACTCTGGCCTGTACACCTGCGTCACCTTTGGCAACCACAGCTCTTACTTCTCTGTCAATGTCACAG TTGATATCCTGGCATCCTCTGAAGATGAAGACGAGGAGGATGAGTCTTCCTCAGAGGAGGCAAAGATGTCTAGCAGTCAAAAGCTTTTAC CAATGTCCCCTCAGTGGGCTCAGCCCGAGAAGATGGAGAAAAAGCTGCATGCTGTCCCAGCCAGTAAGACGGTCAAGTTCCGCTGCCAGGCCAGTGGAAACCCCACCCCCACACTCAAGTGGTTCAAGAACAGCAAGGAATTCAAGAGGGATCAGCGCATCGGGGGCTTCAAG GTTCGAGAACACATGTGGACCATCATCATGGAGTCTGTGGTGCCATCTGACAAGGGGAACTACACCTGTGTAGTTGAAAACAAACATGGAAGCATCAACCACACTTACCAGCTGGATGTTGTTG AGCGTTCCCCACACAGACCCATCCTGCAGGCCGGACTGCCAGCCAATCTCACTGCGGTGGTGGGCAGTGACGTGGCGTTTGAGTGTAAGGTGTTCAGCGACCCCCAGCCTCACATCCAGTGGCTGAAGCACATCGAGGTCAATGGGAGTCGCGTTGGCCCTGATGGCTTACCCTACGTCCGCGTCCTCAAG ACTGCTGGCCTTAACACCACGGACAAGGAAATGGAAATCCTCCAACTGAGGAATGTGTCTTTTGATGATGCTGGGGAGTATACCTGCTTGGCGGGCAATTCTATCGGGTTCTCTCATCACTCTGCATGGTTGATCGTTTTTAAAG CAGTCCCCCGCTCCCCACCACCCAACCAAACCTACCTGGAAGTGCTGATCTACTGTGTGGGCTTCTTCCTCATTGCTGTCATGGTGGCTGTGGCCATCATCATCAAGATGCGCACCTCGTCCAAGAAAAGTGACTTCAACAGTCAGCTGGCTGTCCACAAGCTGGCTAAAAGCATCCCCCTGCGCAGACAG GTGTCAGTGGACTCTAGCTCCTCCCTCCACTCCGGGGTGATGTTGGTGCGCCCCTCCCGCCTCTCGTCCAGCGGCTCTCCTATGCTGTCTGGGGTGTCTGAGTACGAGCTGCCCCAGGACCCACGCTGGGAGCTGCCCAGAGACAG ACTGGTGCTTGGGAAGCCCCTGGGAGAAGGCTGCTTTGGCCAGGTGGTGATGGGAGAGGCTTTAGGGATGGACAAAGAGAAGCCAAACAGGGTCACCAAAGTGGCCGTCAAGATGCTCAAAT CTGATGCTACAGAGAAAGACCTGTCAGATCTCATCTCTGAGATGGAGATGATGAAGATCATTGGGAAGCACAAGAACATCATTAATCTGCTGGGAGCCTGTACCCAGGATG GCCCTCTCTACGTTATTGTGGAGTATGCCTCCAAGGGAAACCTCCGGGAGTACCTGAGAGCTCGGCGGCCACCAGGCATGGAGTACTGCTACAACCCTGACCAGGTGCCCATAGAGAACATGTCTATCAAAGACCTGGTGTCCTGTGCCTACCAGGTGGCCCGTGGCATGGAGTACCTGTCCTCTAAGAAG tgtATCCACCGAGACCTTGCTGCCCGCAACGTGCTGGTGACTGAGGACAACGTGATGAAGATCGCAGATTTTGGCCTGGCCAGAGATATCCACCATATTGATTACTATAAGAAGACCACCAAT GGTCGTTTACCAGTCAAGTGGATGGCCCCAGAAGCTCTATTTGACAGGATATACACGCACCAAAGTGATGT ATGGTCTTTCGGGGTGCTGCTGTGGGAGATCTTCACCCTGGGGGGCTCGCCGTACCCAGGGGTCCCTGTAGAAGAGCTGTTCAAGCTGCTGAAGGAGGGCCACCGCATGGACAAGCCCTCCACCTGCACTCACGAACT aTACATGATGATGAGGGACTGTTGGCATGCCGTTCCCTCTCACCGGCCCACGTTCAAACAGCTGGTGGAAGACCTGGACCGCACCCTGGCCATGACGTCCAACCAG gagTACTTGGAGCTGTCTGTGCCTCTGGACCAGTATTCCCCCAGCTACCCTGACACTCGCAGCTCCACCTGTTCCTCTGGCGAGGACTCTGTCTTCTCCCACGATGCTGGGGCCGAGGAGCCCTGCCTGCCAAAGTTCCCTCCCCATTCCAACGGGGTGGCCCTCAAGAAGCGCTGA
- the fgfr1a gene encoding fibroblast growth factor receptor 1-A isoform X2: protein MLAVRSTLVVLALLAHILPSQARPAIPDEVIPVPPVEIQAERYTLYPGDRLELSCKTESVNWTKDHAVVVDGEHTRLRDGQLEIEGVEPADSGLYTCVTFGNHSSYFSVNVTVDILASSEDEDEEDESSSEEAKMSSSQKLLPMSPQWAQPEKMEKKLHAVPASKTVKFRCQASGNPTPTLKWFKNSKEFKRDQRIGGFKVREHMWTIIMESVVPSDKGNYTCVVENKHGSINHTYQLDVVERSPHRPILQAGLPANLTAVVGSDVAFECKVFSDPQPHIQWLKHIEVNGSRVGPDGLPYVRVLKTAGLNTTDKEMEILQLRNVSFDDAGEYTCLAGNSIGFSHHSAWLIVFKAVPRSPPPNQTYLEVLIYCVGFFLIAVMVAVAIIIKMRTSSKKSDFNSQLAVHKLAKSIPLRRQVTVSVDSSSSLHSGVMLVRPSRLSSSGSPMLSGVSEYELPQDPRWELPRDRLVLGKPLGEGCFGQVVMGEALGMDKEKPNRVTKVAVKMLKSDATEKDLSDLISEMEMMKIIGKHKNIINLLGACTQDGPLYVIVEYASKGNLREYLRARRPPGMEYCYNPDQVPIENMSIKDLVSCAYQVARGMEYLSSKKVTSGSDSTYISTCIHRDLAARNVLVTEDNVMKIADFGLARDIHHIDYYKKTTNGRLPVKWMAPEALFDRIYTHQSDVWSFGVLLWEIFTLGGSPYPGVPVEELFKLLKEGHRMDKPSTCTHELYMMMRDCWHAVPSHRPTFKQLVEDLDRTLAMTSNQEYLELSVPLDQYSPSYPDTRSSTCSSGEDSVFSHDAGAEEPCLPKFPPHSNGVALKKR, encoded by the exons TCATCCCTGTGCCACCTGTGGAAATCCAAGCAGAGCGCTACACCCTTTACCCTGGGGACCGACTGGAGCTGAGCTGTAAAACCGAGTCAGTCAATTGGACCAAGGACCATGCAGTGGTGGTGGACGGGGAGCACACACGCTTACGAGACGGCCAGCTGGAGATCGAGGGGGTGGAGCCGGCTGACTCTGGCCTGTACACCTGCGTCACCTTTGGCAACCACAGCTCTTACTTCTCTGTCAATGTCACAG TTGATATCCTGGCATCCTCTGAAGATGAAGACGAGGAGGATGAGTCTTCCTCAGAGGAGGCAAAGATGTCTAGCAGTCAAAAGCTTTTAC CAATGTCCCCTCAGTGGGCTCAGCCCGAGAAGATGGAGAAAAAGCTGCATGCTGTCCCAGCCAGTAAGACGGTCAAGTTCCGCTGCCAGGCCAGTGGAAACCCCACCCCCACACTCAAGTGGTTCAAGAACAGCAAGGAATTCAAGAGGGATCAGCGCATCGGGGGCTTCAAG GTTCGAGAACACATGTGGACCATCATCATGGAGTCTGTGGTGCCATCTGACAAGGGGAACTACACCTGTGTAGTTGAAAACAAACATGGAAGCATCAACCACACTTACCAGCTGGATGTTGTTG AGCGTTCCCCACACAGACCCATCCTGCAGGCCGGACTGCCAGCCAATCTCACTGCGGTGGTGGGCAGTGACGTGGCGTTTGAGTGTAAGGTGTTCAGCGACCCCCAGCCTCACATCCAGTGGCTGAAGCACATCGAGGTCAATGGGAGTCGCGTTGGCCCTGATGGCTTACCCTACGTCCGCGTCCTCAAG ACTGCTGGCCTTAACACCACGGACAAGGAAATGGAAATCCTCCAACTGAGGAATGTGTCTTTTGATGATGCTGGGGAGTATACCTGCTTGGCGGGCAATTCTATCGGGTTCTCTCATCACTCTGCATGGTTGATCGTTTTTAAAG CAGTCCCCCGCTCCCCACCACCCAACCAAACCTACCTGGAAGTGCTGATCTACTGTGTGGGCTTCTTCCTCATTGCTGTCATGGTGGCTGTGGCCATCATCATCAAGATGCGCACCTCGTCCAAGAAAAGTGACTTCAACAGTCAGCTGGCTGTCCACAAGCTGGCTAAAAGCATCCCCCTGCGCAGACAGGTAACA GTGTCAGTGGACTCTAGCTCCTCCCTCCACTCCGGGGTGATGTTGGTGCGCCCCTCCCGCCTCTCGTCCAGCGGCTCTCCTATGCTGTCTGGGGTGTCTGAGTACGAGCTGCCCCAGGACCCACGCTGGGAGCTGCCCAGAGACAG ACTGGTGCTTGGGAAGCCCCTGGGAGAAGGCTGCTTTGGCCAGGTGGTGATGGGAGAGGCTTTAGGGATGGACAAAGAGAAGCCAAACAGGGTCACCAAAGTGGCCGTCAAGATGCTCAAAT CTGATGCTACAGAGAAAGACCTGTCAGATCTCATCTCTGAGATGGAGATGATGAAGATCATTGGGAAGCACAAGAACATCATTAATCTGCTGGGAGCCTGTACCCAGGATG GCCCTCTCTACGTTATTGTGGAGTATGCCTCCAAGGGAAACCTCCGGGAGTACCTGAGAGCTCGGCGGCCACCAGGCATGGAGTACTGCTACAACCCTGACCAGGTGCCCATAGAGAACATGTCTATCAAAGACCTGGTGTCCTGTGCCTACCAGGTGGCCCGTGGCATGGAGTACCTGTCCTCTAAGAAGGTAACATCAGGATCCGACTCTACCTACATCAGCACA tgtATCCACCGAGACCTTGCTGCCCGCAACGTGCTGGTGACTGAGGACAACGTGATGAAGATCGCAGATTTTGGCCTGGCCAGAGATATCCACCATATTGATTACTATAAGAAGACCACCAAT GGTCGTTTACCAGTCAAGTGGATGGCCCCAGAAGCTCTATTTGACAGGATATACACGCACCAAAGTGATGT ATGGTCTTTCGGGGTGCTGCTGTGGGAGATCTTCACCCTGGGGGGCTCGCCGTACCCAGGGGTCCCTGTAGAAGAGCTGTTCAAGCTGCTGAAGGAGGGCCACCGCATGGACAAGCCCTCCACCTGCACTCACGAACT aTACATGATGATGAGGGACTGTTGGCATGCCGTTCCCTCTCACCGGCCCACGTTCAAACAGCTGGTGGAAGACCTGGACCGCACCCTGGCCATGACGTCCAACCAG gagTACTTGGAGCTGTCTGTGCCTCTGGACCAGTATTCCCCCAGCTACCCTGACACTCGCAGCTCCACCTGTTCCTCTGGCGAGGACTCTGTCTTCTCCCACGATGCTGGGGCCGAGGAGCCCTGCCTGCCAAAGTTCCCTCCCCATTCCAACGGGGTGGCCCTCAAGAAGCGCTGA
- the fgfr1a gene encoding fibroblast growth factor receptor 1-A isoform X7: MLAVRSTLVVLALLAHILPSQARPAIPDEAMSPQWAQPEKMEKKLHAVPASKTVKFRCQASGNPTPTLKWFKNSKEFKRDQRIGGFKVREHMWTIIMESVVPSDKGNYTCVVENKHGSINHTYQLDVVERSPHRPILQAGLPANLTAVVGSDVAFECKVFSDPQPHIQWLKHIEVNGSRVGPDGLPYVRVLKHSGVNSSDTQVLTLYNVTEEESGEYICKVSNYIGEANQSAWLTIVRHEAQAVPRSPPPNQTYLEVLIYCVGFFLIAVMVAVAIIIKMRTSSKKSDFNSQLAVHKLAKSIPLRRQVTVSVDSSSSLHSGVMLVRPSRLSSSGSPMLSGVSEYELPQDPRWELPRDRLVLGKPLGEGCFGQVVMGEALGMDKEKPNRVTKVAVKMLKSDATEKDLSDLISEMEMMKIIGKHKNIINLLGACTQDGPLYVIVEYASKGNLREYLRARRPPGMEYCYNPDQVPIENMSIKDLVSCAYQVARGMEYLSSKKVTSGSDSTYISTCIHRDLAARNVLVTEDNVMKIADFGLARDIHHIDYYKKTTNGRLPVKWMAPEALFDRIYTHQSDVWSFGVLLWEIFTLGGSPYPGVPVEELFKLLKEGHRMDKPSTCTHELYMMMRDCWHAVPSHRPTFKQLVEDLDRTLAMTSNQEYLELSVPLDQYSPSYPDTRSSTCSSGEDSVFSHDAGAEEPCLPKFPPHSNGVALKKR, encoded by the exons CAATGTCCCCTCAGTGGGCTCAGCCCGAGAAGATGGAGAAAAAGCTGCATGCTGTCCCAGCCAGTAAGACGGTCAAGTTCCGCTGCCAGGCCAGTGGAAACCCCACCCCCACACTCAAGTGGTTCAAGAACAGCAAGGAATTCAAGAGGGATCAGCGCATCGGGGGCTTCAAG GTTCGAGAACACATGTGGACCATCATCATGGAGTCTGTGGTGCCATCTGACAAGGGGAACTACACCTGTGTAGTTGAAAACAAACATGGAAGCATCAACCACACTTACCAGCTGGATGTTGTTG AGCGTTCCCCACACAGACCCATCCTGCAGGCCGGACTGCCAGCCAATCTCACTGCGGTGGTGGGCAGTGACGTGGCGTTTGAGTGTAAGGTGTTCAGCGACCCCCAGCCTCACATCCAGTGGCTGAAGCACATCGAGGTCAATGGGAGTCGCGTTGGCCCTGATGGCTTACCCTACGTCCGCGTCCTCAAG CACTCTGGGGTCAATAGCTCGGACACTCAGGTGTTGACCCTCTACAATGTCACTGAGGAGGAGAGCGGGGAGTATATATGTAAAGTGTCCAATTATATAGGAGAGGCCAATCAGTCGGCCTGGCTGACCATCGTCAGGCATGAGGCCCAAG CAGTCCCCCGCTCCCCACCACCCAACCAAACCTACCTGGAAGTGCTGATCTACTGTGTGGGCTTCTTCCTCATTGCTGTCATGGTGGCTGTGGCCATCATCATCAAGATGCGCACCTCGTCCAAGAAAAGTGACTTCAACAGTCAGCTGGCTGTCCACAAGCTGGCTAAAAGCATCCCCCTGCGCAGACAGGTAACA GTGTCAGTGGACTCTAGCTCCTCCCTCCACTCCGGGGTGATGTTGGTGCGCCCCTCCCGCCTCTCGTCCAGCGGCTCTCCTATGCTGTCTGGGGTGTCTGAGTACGAGCTGCCCCAGGACCCACGCTGGGAGCTGCCCAGAGACAG ACTGGTGCTTGGGAAGCCCCTGGGAGAAGGCTGCTTTGGCCAGGTGGTGATGGGAGAGGCTTTAGGGATGGACAAAGAGAAGCCAAACAGGGTCACCAAAGTGGCCGTCAAGATGCTCAAAT CTGATGCTACAGAGAAAGACCTGTCAGATCTCATCTCTGAGATGGAGATGATGAAGATCATTGGGAAGCACAAGAACATCATTAATCTGCTGGGAGCCTGTACCCAGGATG GCCCTCTCTACGTTATTGTGGAGTATGCCTCCAAGGGAAACCTCCGGGAGTACCTGAGAGCTCGGCGGCCACCAGGCATGGAGTACTGCTACAACCCTGACCAGGTGCCCATAGAGAACATGTCTATCAAAGACCTGGTGTCCTGTGCCTACCAGGTGGCCCGTGGCATGGAGTACCTGTCCTCTAAGAAGGTAACATCAGGATCCGACTCTACCTACATCAGCACA tgtATCCACCGAGACCTTGCTGCCCGCAACGTGCTGGTGACTGAGGACAACGTGATGAAGATCGCAGATTTTGGCCTGGCCAGAGATATCCACCATATTGATTACTATAAGAAGACCACCAAT GGTCGTTTACCAGTCAAGTGGATGGCCCCAGAAGCTCTATTTGACAGGATATACACGCACCAAAGTGATGT ATGGTCTTTCGGGGTGCTGCTGTGGGAGATCTTCACCCTGGGGGGCTCGCCGTACCCAGGGGTCCCTGTAGAAGAGCTGTTCAAGCTGCTGAAGGAGGGCCACCGCATGGACAAGCCCTCCACCTGCACTCACGAACT aTACATGATGATGAGGGACTGTTGGCATGCCGTTCCCTCTCACCGGCCCACGTTCAAACAGCTGGTGGAAGACCTGGACCGCACCCTGGCCATGACGTCCAACCAG gagTACTTGGAGCTGTCTGTGCCTCTGGACCAGTATTCCCCCAGCTACCCTGACACTCGCAGCTCCACCTGTTCCTCTGGCGAGGACTCTGTCTTCTCCCACGATGCTGGGGCCGAGGAGCCCTGCCTGCCAAAGTTCCCTCCCCATTCCAACGGGGTGGCCCTCAAGAAGCGCTGA